One genomic region from Aliarcobacter cryaerophilus ATCC 43158 encodes:
- a CDS encoding B12-binding domain-containing radical SAM protein has translation MNIENKNIILTTLNSRFSHSSLSLRYLFANLKELKDEAKILEFVINSQTQTIVEEILEYKPKIVAISTYIWNATDVAEIVKYIKLISPNTIVALGGPEISHLPHRVDFEKADYFMFGEGEISVYNLCKNILGGIRPKDKIIQAKPVEFDKIELPYDYYTDFDIKNRHIYIESSRGCPFTCEFCLSSIDSSMRYLPVDVFLNEIDKLWNRGARNYKFIDRTFNLKISYAKAILEYFLAKDEDYFLHFEVIPDNFPPELRELLKKFKAGSLQLEVGIQTLNLDVAKQINRNLKMEKIKDNLAFLSKETNAHMHIDLIVGLPAETIESFAQNLNLLYTLSSGEIQIGILKKLSGTTLNRHDELHGMVYNPNPPYDILQNNLIPFELMQDMKRFARFWDIVYNSGNFVKSSKLLFKDGKVFENFFDFSKWIYKRSESTFKISLDRVAEYLFEYLSRDYEEEILVKTILDDVMMIEGRKIPPFLKKYKKYEKDFIQIEQSRANKRQIKRVDDEL, from the coding sequence ATGAATATAGAAAATAAAAATATAATATTAACAACACTAAACTCAAGATTTTCTCACTCAAGTCTATCTTTAAGATACTTGTTTGCAAATTTAAAAGAGTTAAAAGATGAAGCAAAAATTTTAGAGTTTGTAATAAATAGTCAAACTCAAACAATAGTTGAAGAGATTTTAGAGTACAAACCAAAAATTGTAGCAATTTCAACATATATTTGGAATGCAACAGATGTTGCAGAAATTGTAAAATATATAAAACTAATTAGCCCAAATACAATAGTTGCTCTTGGAGGTCCAGAAATTAGTCATTTACCACATAGAGTAGATTTTGAAAAAGCAGACTACTTTATGTTTGGAGAGGGTGAAATAAGTGTTTATAACTTATGTAAAAATATCTTAGGTGGAATAAGACCAAAAGATAAGATAATTCAAGCAAAGCCAGTTGAGTTTGATAAGATTGAACTTCCTTATGATTACTATACAGATTTTGATATAAAAAATAGACATATTTATATAGAAAGCAGTCGTGGTTGTCCTTTTACTTGTGAATTTTGTTTATCTAGTATTGATAGTAGTATGAGATATTTACCAGTTGATGTTTTTTTAAATGAGATTGACAAACTTTGGAATAGGGGTGCTAGAAACTATAAGTTTATAGATAGAACTTTTAATCTAAAGATTTCTTATGCAAAGGCTATTTTGGAATATTTTTTGGCAAAAGATGAGGACTATTTTTTACACTTTGAAGTAATTCCTGATAATTTCCCACCTGAGTTAAGAGAGCTTTTAAAAAAGTTTAAAGCGGGAAGTTTGCAACTAGAAGTTGGTATTCAAACTCTAAATTTAGATGTAGCAAAACAGATAAATAGAAATTTAAAAATGGAAAAAATCAAAGATAATTTAGCATTTTTGAGTAAAGAGACAAATGCACATATGCATATTGATTTAATTGTTGGATTACCAGCTGAAACAATAGAAAGTTTTGCACAAAATCTTAATTTACTATATACTTTAAGTAGTGGTGAAATTCAAATAGGAATATTAAAAAAACTCTCTGGAACTACCTTAAATAGGCACGATGAACTGCATGGTATGGTTTATAATCCAAACCCACCTTATGATATTTTACAAAATAATTTAATACCATTTGAGCTTATGCAAGATATGAAAAGATTTGCTAGATTTTGGGATATTGTTTACAATAGTGGAAATTTTGTAAAGAGTTCAAAACTACTTTTTAAAGATGGAAAAGTTTTTGAAAATTTCTTTGACTTTAGTAAATGGATATATAAAAGAAGTGAAAGTACTTTTAAAATCTCACTTGATAGGGTTGCCGAGTATTTATTTGAATATTTAAGCCGTGATTATGAAGAGGAGATTTTAGTAAAAACAATTTTGGATGATGTTATGATGATTGAAGGAAGAAAAATCCCACCATTTTTGAAAAAATATAAAAAATATGAGAAAGATTTTATTCAAATTGAGCAAAGCCGTGCAAATAAAAGACAGATAAAAAGAGTTGATGATGAACTATAG
- a CDS encoding DUF3817 domain-containing protein: protein MLRTKFSQFRAISVIEGISYLILVFLAMPLKYLFEEPMAVKIFGMMHGIFFIFFCIALYNAMKHYKWEFLFSLKLFIYSLIPFLFILIEKEIMKTKKAI, encoded by the coding sequence ATGTTACGAACGAAATTTTCTCAATTTAGAGCTATCTCTGTAATTGAAGGAATCTCTTATTTAATACTAGTTTTTCTAGCAATGCCTCTAAAATATCTCTTTGAAGAACCTATGGCTGTTAAGATATTTGGAATGATGCATGGAATATTTTTTATATTTTTTTGTATAGCTTTATATAATGCTATGAAACACTACAAGTGGGAGTTTTTATTTAGTTTAAAACTATTTATATACTCTTTAATCCCTTTTTTATTTATACTAATAGAAAAAGAGATTATGAAAACAAAAAAAGCTATTTAG
- a CDS encoding sodium-dependent tyrosine transporter: MFVQLNERVLLNLSKITRTKIDHVEDGIRVRFYEGQYQVAKSKRFETVEEANKWLFELLKPFNTRN; this comes from the coding sequence ATGTTTGTACAATTAAATGAGAGAGTTCTTTTAAATCTATCTAAAATAACTAGAACGAAAATAGATCATGTTGAAGATGGAATTAGAGTTAGATTTTATGAAGGTCAATATCAAGTTGCAAAGTCAAAAAGATTTGAAACAGTTGAAGAGGCTAACAAATGGCTTTTTGAATTATTAAAACCTTTTAATACAAGAAATTAA